In Phyllopteryx taeniolatus isolate TA_2022b chromosome 1, UOR_Ptae_1.2, whole genome shotgun sequence, the following proteins share a genomic window:
- the alas2 gene encoding 5-aminolevulinate synthase, erythroid-specific, mitochondrial, protein MAAFIHHCPFFKSATKPALRRSSPLLSLANQCPIIARQISICGLASVEANLIASPASLPTLEQRRMFAQTAPQVVEPAAPKACPFVTSRIGMVQASPEVQEDVREGMMISLLKDLRESIFPKSPQDNTITHLLKDNMVGPSYDYDYFFSEKIAEKKKDHTYRVFKTVNRSAGSFPFAEDYSVSDREGSQVSVWCSNDYLGMSRHPRVLSAISEALCRNGAGAGGTRNISGTSNFHASLEKELTQLHQKDAALVFSSCFVANDSTLFTLARMLPGCEIYSDAGNHASMIQGIRNSGSERFIFRHNDSRHLEELLQRSDPKTPKIVAFETVHSMDGGICPLEELCDVSHRYGALTFVDEVHAVGLYGAHGAGVGERDNVMHKIDIVSGTLGKAYGCVGGYIASSAALVDTVRSFAAGFIFTTALPPMVLAGALESVRVLQGREGQSLRRAHQRNVKHMRQLLMDKGLPVVHCPSHIIPIRVGNAELNTKVCDILLERHNIYVQAINYPTVPRGEELLRLAPSPHHQPAMMEYFVEKLVDVWQEIGLKLTNPTAASCTFCDRPLHFDLMSEWEKSYFGNMEPQYITLSA, encoded by the exons ATGGCTGCCTTCATTCACCACTGCCCTTTCTTCAAGTCTGCCACTAAACCAGCTTTGAGGAGATCAAGTCCATTGCTCTCTTTGGCCAATCAATGTCCCATCATTGCACGTCAAATCAGTATCTGCGGGTTGGCCTCTGTAGAGGCAAATTTGATCGCCTCCCCCGCCAGTCTTCCCACGCTGGAGCAACGGAGGATGTTTGCTCAAACGGCTCCTCAGGTGGTGGAGCCGGCGGCGCCGAAGGCTTGCCCTTTCGTCACCTCTCGCATTGGGATGGTCCAAGCCAGCCCTGAAGTGCAGGAGGATGTCAGAGAGG GTATGATGATTTCTCTGTTGAAGGATTTAAGGGAGTCTATTTTCCCCAAATCACCTCAAGACAACACCATCACTCACCTCCTCAAAGACAACATGG TTGGGCCCAGCTATGATTATGACTACTTCTTCTCCGAGAAGATCGCCGAGAAAAAGAAGGACCATACTTACAGAGTCTTTAAGACGGTAAACCGGAGCGCCGGCTCGTTTCCTTTCGCTGAGGATTACTCTGTGTCCGACCGCGAGGGGTCCCAAGTGTCTGTGTGGTGCAGCAACGACTACCTGGGGATGAGTCGGCACCCTCGGGTCCTCAGTGCCATCAG TGAGGCCCTGTGCAGAAACGGTGCAGGAGCAGGAGGCACCAGGAATATCTCAGGTACCAGTAACTTTCACGCGTCTCTGGAGAAGGAGCTGACCCAGCTCCATCAGAAGGATGCCGCGCTGGTCTTCTCTTCCTGCTTTGTGGCAAATGACTCCACCCTCTTCACTTTAGCCAGAATGCTGCCAG GCTGTGAGATTTACTCTGATGCTGGGAACCACGCCTCAATGATTCAGGGCATCAGAAACAGCGGATCTGAGCGCTTCATCTTTCGCCATAACGACAGTCGACACCTGGAGGAGCTTCTGCAGCGCTCAGACCCAAAGACTCCCAAAATAGTGGCATTTGAGACGGTGCATTCAATGGATG GCGGCATATGTCCCTTAGAGGAGCTGTGCGATGTGTCTCACCGTTACGGAGCGCTGACATTTGTTGATGAGGTTCATGCCGTCGGCCTATATGGAGCCCATGGAGCTGGAGTGGGGGAGCGGGACAATGTCATGCACAAGATTGATATTGTGTCTGGGACTTTAG GCAAAGCCTACGGCTGTGTGGGAGGCTACATCGCCAGCAGCGCCGCCCTGGTGGACACGGTGCGATCATTTGCAGCCGGCTTCATCTTCACCACCGCCCTGCCTCCCATGGTCCTGGCCGGAGCCCTGGAGTCTGTGCGGGTCCTTCAGGGCCGCGAGGGTCAGTCCCTACGCAGAGCCCACCAGAGGAACGTCAAACACATGAGACAGCTGCTTATGGACAAGGGCCTACCTGTGGTCCACTGTCCAAGCCACATCATCCCCATACGG GTGGGCAATGCAGAGCTTAACACCAAGGTGTGCGACATCCTGCTGGAGAGACACAACATTTACGTGCAGGCCATCAACTACCCCACAGTGCCTCGTGGAGAGGAGCTGCTGCGCCTGGCTCCGTCTCCTCATCATCAGCCTGCAATGATGGAGTACTTTGTTG AGAAACTGGTGGACGTTTGGCAGGAGATAGGGCTCAAGCTTACCAACCCCACGGCAGCTTCCTGCACATTCTGCGACCGCCCACTGCACTTTGACCTCATGAGTGAATGGGAGAAGTCCTACTTTGGAAACATGGAGCCCCAATACATTACTCTGTCTGCATAG